The following coding sequences are from one Arcobacter nitrofigilis DSM 7299 window:
- the lon gene encoding endopeptidase La: MDLTNYDEFPQELPLIIEDEVFLYPFMIAPLFLNNKTNISAVEKAINENKLVIVAVSKDGQESQERADGQFYDVGVIGNIMRKVSLPDGKIKVLFQGLAKGRISQFKLDNPEVCQVELMETKPYSLESVTSILNILRENVGKLSKINTKFPVDLIKTIDENNDAVRIADLISSVLKVTKSQAYKLFSQTDIEARLVAIIEIIQKEIENFKIQKDITQKVNSKIEKTHKDYFLKEQIKAIQQELGTGNKKDEEVKSYSKRLKKLKPFMGKDAFKETKKQIEKLSRMHQDSPDASLLQTYVEQVLDIPFGQYSDEKISVDAVEKQLNKDHYSLEKAKERISEYFAVKQLLEQRGVENAKSRGTVLCFVGPPGVGKTSLANSISKALKRPLVRVALGGMEDVNELRGHRRTYVGAMPGRLVKGLVDAKKMNPVMVLDEIDKLGANNRGDPTAVMLEVLDPEQNHEFRDLYLNFAIDLSQVIFVSTANDARRIPAALRDRMEFIEISSYTPNEKYHIAKDYLIPQELEKHGLKKTEISMSQTTVEMIISKYTREAGVRNLRRVFSKLFRKSAKKILSEGESKVLINTKNLKEFLDNPIFEIDPADKKNMIGVANGLAWTAVGGDVLKIEAIKLKGKGSLVVTGNLGDVMKESSRISYSVVKVLIDESKLKIDLSTIPTSLKEKDEKVVLEPSEVYKRYDIHLHIPEGATPKDGPSAGITMALTIASILSNKEIKSDLCMTGELTLTGKVLPIGGLKEKLIAAFKAKMKKALIPRKNYERDLEDIPDEVKKALEIKPVDKIEDVLKEGLI; the protein is encoded by the coding sequence ATGGATTTAACAAATTATGATGAGTTTCCACAGGAATTACCATTAATTATAGAAGATGAGGTATTTTTATACCCATTTATGATTGCACCACTTTTTTTAAATAACAAAACAAATATTAGTGCAGTTGAAAAAGCAATAAATGAAAATAAGTTAGTAATAGTTGCTGTCAGTAAAGATGGGCAAGAGAGTCAAGAAAGAGCTGATGGTCAATTTTATGATGTTGGAGTAATTGGTAACATTATGCGAAAAGTATCTTTACCAGATGGTAAAATAAAAGTACTTTTTCAAGGTTTAGCAAAGGGGCGAATTAGTCAATTTAAACTTGATAATCCTGAAGTTTGTCAAGTAGAATTAATGGAGACAAAACCTTATTCATTAGAAAGTGTTACTTCTATATTAAATATTCTTAGAGAAAATGTAGGAAAATTATCAAAAATAAATACAAAATTTCCTGTTGACTTGATAAAAACAATAGATGAAAACAATGATGCAGTAAGAATTGCAGATTTAATATCATCTGTTTTAAAAGTGACTAAATCACAAGCTTATAAGCTTTTTTCTCAAACAGATATTGAAGCTAGATTAGTAGCTATCATAGAAATAATACAAAAAGAAATAGAAAATTTTAAAATACAAAAAGATATTACTCAAAAAGTAAATTCAAAAATTGAAAAGACACACAAAGATTATTTCCTAAAAGAGCAAATAAAAGCAATACAACAAGAACTTGGAACTGGAAATAAAAAAGATGAAGAGGTGAAATCTTATTCAAAAAGATTAAAAAAACTTAAACCTTTTATGGGGAAAGATGCTTTTAAAGAGACAAAAAAACAAATTGAAAAGCTTTCTCGTATGCATCAAGATTCACCAGATGCTTCACTACTTCAAACATATGTAGAGCAAGTTTTAGATATACCATTTGGACAATATTCTGATGAAAAAATATCTGTAGATGCAGTTGAAAAACAGTTAAATAAAGATCATTATTCACTAGAAAAAGCAAAAGAGAGAATCTCTGAGTATTTTGCTGTAAAACAACTTTTAGAGCAAAGAGGAGTAGAAAATGCAAAATCAAGAGGAACTGTACTTTGTTTTGTGGGACCTCCAGGTGTTGGTAAAACTTCTTTAGCAAACTCTATTTCAAAAGCACTTAAAAGACCACTAGTAAGAGTTGCTTTAGGTGGTATGGAAGATGTTAATGAACTAAGAGGTCATAGAAGAACTTATGTTGGAGCTATGCCAGGGAGACTTGTAAAAGGTTTGGTTGATGCTAAAAAAATGAATCCTGTAATGGTTCTTGATGAAATAGATAAATTAGGAGCAAATAACAGAGGTGATCCAACAGCTGTTATGCTTGAAGTTTTAGATCCTGAACAAAATCATGAGTTTAGAGATTTATATCTAAACTTTGCAATAGATTTATCACAAGTAATATTTGTATCTACTGCAAATGATGCTAGAAGAATACCAGCAGCACTTAGAGATAGAATGGAGTTTATTGAAATATCTTCATATACTCCAAATGAAAAATATCATATCGCAAAAGATTATTTGATACCTCAAGAGTTAGAAAAACATGGTCTTAAAAAGACTGAAATAAGTATGAGCCAAACAACTGTTGAGATGATTATTTCAAAATATACAAGAGAAGCTGGGGTTAGAAATCTTAGACGAGTATTTTCTAAATTATTTAGAAAATCTGCTAAAAAGATATTATCAGAAGGTGAATCAAAAGTTTTAATTAATACTAAAAATTTAAAAGAGTTCTTAGATAATCCTATTTTTGAAATAGACCCAGCAGATAAGAAGAATATGATTGGTGTTGCTAATGGTTTAGCTTGGACAGCTGTTGGTGGAGATGTTTTAAAAATCGAAGCTATAAAACTAAAAGGTAAAGGTAGCTTAGTTGTTACTGGAAATTTAGGTGATGTAATGAAAGAGTCATCAAGAATTTCATACTCAGTTGTAAAAGTTTTAATTGATGAAAGTAAACTAAAAATTGATTTAAGTACTATCCCTACCTCTTTAAAAGAAAAAGATGAAAAGGTAGTTTTAGAACCAAGTGAAGTTTATAAAAGATATGATATTCACTTGCACATTCCAGAAGGTGCAACTCCTAAAGATGGACCAAGTGCTGGTATTACAATGGCTTTAACTATTGCTTCAATATTAAGTAATAAAGAGATTAAATCTGACCTTTGTATGACAGGTGAATTAACACTTACTGGAAAAGTTTTACCAATAGGTGGATTAAAAGAAAAACTAATTGCAGCTTTTAAAGCAAAAATGAAAAAAGCTTTAATTCCTAGAAAGAATTATGAAAGGGATTTAGAGGATATTCCTGACGAAGTTAAAAAAGCTCTGGAAATAAAACCAGTAGACAAAATAGAAGATGTCTTAAAAGAGGGTTTGATTTAG
- a CDS encoding rhomboid family intramembrane serine protease has translation MQNEKLITVTNIIILITVIMYIIQINMPNGSLYLGLNMFFLEGLWYQPLSTMFAHGGVGHILMNMFVLFQFGNMIEKYRGVKALLVLYFIGGIITSLLSFYFMQAIGMNNNLVGASGAICVLLGYVALIDTYQRKGIITWILIISVAPVLIGLPVAWYAHLIGLAVGFVMGKFFK, from the coding sequence ATGCAAAATGAAAAACTAATAACTGTCACAAATATAATTATTCTTATTACCGTTATAATGTATATAATTCAAATAAATATGCCTAATGGTTCTTTATATTTAGGACTAAATATGTTCTTTCTTGAAGGACTTTGGTATCAACCTTTATCTACAATGTTTGCCCATGGTGGAGTAGGGCATATATTGATGAATATGTTTGTGCTTTTTCAATTTGGAAATATGATAGAAAAATATAGAGGGGTAAAAGCTTTATTGGTTCTTTATTTTATAGGTGGAATTATAACTTCATTATTGAGTTTTTATTTTATGCAAGCAATAGGAATGAATAACAACTTAGTAGGTGCATCAGGTGCAATTTGTGTGCTTTTAGGATATGTTGCACTAATTGATACTTATCAAAGAAAAGGTATCATTACTTGGATTTTAATTATCTCTGTAGCACCTGTTTTAATAGGTCTTCCAGTAGCTTGGTATGCTCATCTTATTGGTTTAGCTGTTGGTTTTGTTATGGGTAAATTTTTCAAATAA
- a CDS encoding DNA polymerase Y family protein has product MIIHLDIDSFFVSAHRTLDSTLLGKAVAVGGRSNTSIFDNKSNEKKVLSESNGAFVSSILIKNSKTSKEYYKDENGRIRGIITTSSYEARKHGVKTAMSVNEALMLCPHLIMIPPDYSLYHDLSQKLNKYLYTKTPHVEQSSIDEFYIDLSGYIEDSDIENFAKDLKNEVFEKFKLPISIGIANTKYIAKLATNGAKPDGIKIIQQDEVYDFIKDKAISEFPGIGKGTEKKLLAHGIRRLGQIRDKKALFYSWKKSGIQLYNRVLGLDREKTQTRTSKKSIGIGRTFDPILDRVEINRRLVILCRYLSFLVFKEKVTPQTFFLQISYDYKNKSKDYINTNRLFNETYFKNSILQLFKDIDIHPTHHIVQLNLSVSNFTENKNHSFDLFEYENDKKNLELANKINKLRDKYGIDIIKNATEL; this is encoded by the coding sequence ATGATTATACACCTAGATATCGATTCTTTTTTTGTATCTGCCCATAGAACGCTAGATAGTACACTATTAGGCAAAGCAGTTGCTGTGGGAGGAAGAAGTAATACCTCAATCTTTGATAATAAATCAAATGAGAAAAAAGTACTAAGTGAAAGTAATGGTGCTTTTGTTAGTTCTATTTTAATAAAAAATAGTAAAACTTCTAAAGAGTACTATAAAGATGAAAATGGTCGAATAAGAGGAATAATCACAACATCTTCTTATGAAGCTAGAAAACATGGTGTAAAAACTGCTATGAGTGTAAATGAAGCTTTGATGCTTTGTCCTCACTTGATAATGATTCCACCTGATTACTCTTTATATCATGATTTATCCCAAAAACTTAATAAGTATTTATACACAAAAACACCCCATGTGGAACAATCTAGTATTGATGAATTTTATATAGACTTAAGTGGATATATTGAAGATAGTGATATAGAAAATTTTGCAAAAGATTTAAAAAATGAAGTATTTGAAAAGTTTAAGTTACCCATATCTATAGGTATTGCAAATACAAAATACATAGCAAAACTTGCAACGAATGGTGCAAAACCAGATGGTATAAAAATAATACAACAAGATGAAGTATATGATTTTATAAAAGATAAAGCAATCTCAGAATTTCCAGGTATTGGAAAAGGTACTGAAAAGAAATTGTTAGCACATGGAATTAGAAGATTAGGTCAAATAAGAGATAAAAAAGCTCTTTTTTATTCGTGGAAAAAATCAGGAATACAACTTTATAATAGAGTATTAGGATTAGACAGAGAAAAAACCCAAACAAGAACTTCTAAAAAATCAATAGGAATAGGGCGAACATTTGATCCCATACTAGATAGAGTTGAGATAAATAGAAGACTTGTAATTTTGTGTAGGTATCTTAGTTTTTTAGTCTTTAAAGAAAAAGTTACTCCTCAAACATTTTTTTTACAAATAAGTTATGACTATAAAAATAAATCAAAAGATTATATAAATACAAATAGACTTTTTAATGAAACATATTTTAAAAACTCAATTTTGCAACTATTTAAAGATATAGATATTCATCCAACCCATCATATTGTCCAATTAAACTTGTCAGTATCAAATTTCACAGAAAATAAAAATCACAGTTTTGATCTCTTTGAATATGAAAATGATAAAAAAAATTTGGAGTTAGCAAATAAAATAAATAAATTAAGAGATAAATATGGTATAGATATTATAAAAAATGCCACGGAACTTTAA
- a CDS encoding ester cyclase: MNKNKEIVKSYYENLWNKKDKSYIDKLFHDDILFRGTLDVETHGKKEFEEYFDMILHALPNLYHGVELMIAENNLVSARAIYNGTHLGKLFDIEATNKRIRYNGASFFRIENDKIKEIWVLGDLNSLYKQLSK, translated from the coding sequence ATGAACAAAAATAAAGAAATCGTAAAATCTTATTATGAGAACCTTTGGAATAAAAAAGATAAATCATATATTGATAAACTATTTCATGATGATATACTTTTTAGAGGTACATTAGACGTGGAAACACATGGTAAAAAAGAGTTCGAAGAGTACTTTGATATGATTTTACATGCTCTTCCAAATTTATATCATGGGGTTGAACTTATGATTGCTGAAAATAATTTAGTAAGTGCAAGAGCTATCTATAATGGAACTCATTTGGGAAAACTTTTTGATATAGAAGCAACTAACAAAAGAATTAGATATAACGGGGCTTCATTTTTTAGAATAGAAAATGACAAAATAAAAGAGATTTGGGTTTTAGGGGACTTAAATTCTTTATATAAACAGTTAAGCAAATAA
- a CDS encoding Mg2 transporter protein CorA family protein, with amino-acid sequence MKHNEINNFHISDIENEVHPSIFIKDEDYDLFILRIPQIINDKLIPVSKAFIITDKSYFYFDKENKDFVDLKNIDGFYKYLNNDIDSILNIVTSYMSEIEQIEDDFYDNKIDKNFNKQWFSYKNDFIKMNRVLFKCAEVMNILISNYNKDDDYLKRNFEDLQEHLHRAHRNSGMLLEKIDALHNSYIIENNEQMNRTVYILTLLSGIFLPLNLIVGFFGMNTTSLPFSKTDDGTFLVINVLFISVIISTILIYFIKKR; translated from the coding sequence ATGAAACATAACGAAATCAATAATTTTCATATTTCAGATATAGAAAATGAAGTTCATCCTTCTATATTTATTAAAGATGAAGATTATGATTTATTTATTTTACGAATTCCTCAAATAATAAATGATAAATTAATTCCAGTTAGTAAAGCTTTTATAATTACAGATAAATCGTACTTTTATTTTGATAAGGAAAATAAAGATTTTGTTGATTTAAAAAATATCGATGGATTTTATAAATATTTGAATAATGATATTGACTCAATTTTAAATATAGTAACCAGTTATATGAGTGAAATAGAACAAATTGAAGATGATTTTTATGATAACAAAATTGATAAAAACTTTAATAAACAATGGTTCTCATATAAAAATGATTTTATAAAAATGAATAGGGTTTTATTTAAGTGTGCTGAAGTTATGAATATCTTAATAAGTAATTACAATAAAGATGATGATTATTTAAAAAGAAACTTTGAAGATCTGCAAGAGCACTTACATAGAGCACATAGAAATTCTGGTATGTTATTAGAAAAAATTGATGCTTTACATAATTCATATATCATTGAAAATAATGAGCAAATGAATAGAACAGTTTATATTCTTACTTTATTATCTGGAATATTTTTACCACTAAATTTAATTGTTGGTTTTTTTGGGATGAATACAACTTCTTTGCCTTTTAGTAAAACAGATGATGGAACGTTTTTAGTTATAAACGTTTTATTTATTTCTGTAATTATTTCTACAATTTTAATTTACTTTATCAAAAAAAGATAA
- a CDS encoding zinc-binding metallopeptidase family protein, with the protein MEKFYDILKQLIRTPSVVGAEHPFFMRVKRELEELDLTVEYYDGVLVAKGKEPESGYISAHADRHGLICTGQNEFQYAAFIAKNQADLRGNSNSEKLLKNFEMRFMDHKVQSYEPWSGSYLGMGVIKDAFLCDRRKNIIFKIDGLKHLLPGTAIAFMDTLNIDENGLVSAQLDNVISIAMIIYLYHLGYQGTAFFTASEEAGKSWRFLLEYFRRLNTTTDELLVLDTSPYSSVDHITNLDIVLRNRDENAVFKSPLEEKLKKIVIENNISYHYKDAYLENQMLSAGTKGSVGVTELGRIIDATDGEIQGTTLQIPTIGYHTVRETTTKKSIDAMVLILSKLYIEKKDN; encoded by the coding sequence ATGGAAAAATTTTACGATATTTTAAAACAGCTAATCAGAACACCAAGTGTTGTTGGAGCAGAACATCCATTTTTTATGCGGGTAAAAAGAGAGCTTGAAGAGTTAGATTTAACAGTTGAATATTATGATGGAGTTTTAGTTGCAAAGGGTAAGGAACCAGAAAGTGGCTATATTTCTGCCCATGCAGACAGACATGGTCTAATTTGTACAGGACAAAACGAATTCCAATATGCTGCCTTTATTGCAAAAAACCAAGCTGATTTAAGGGGGAATTCAAACTCTGAAAAACTTTTAAAAAACTTTGAAATGAGATTTATGGATCACAAAGTTCAATCATATGAGCCTTGGTCTGGAAGTTATTTAGGGATGGGAGTTATAAAAGATGCTTTTCTTTGTGATAGAAGAAAGAATATCATTTTCAAAATCGATGGACTTAAACATCTTTTACCAGGAACTGCAATAGCTTTTATGGATACTTTAAATATAGATGAGAATGGCTTAGTTTCTGCTCAACTTGATAATGTAATCTCTATTGCTATGATTATTTATTTATACCATCTTGGCTACCAAGGAACTGCATTTTTTACAGCAAGTGAAGAAGCTGGAAAAAGTTGGAGATTTCTACTTGAATATTTTAGAAGATTGAATACTACAACAGATGAGCTTCTTGTTTTAGATACAAGTCCATACAGTAGTGTAGATCATATTACAAATTTAGATATTGTATTGAGAAATAGAGATGAAAATGCTGTTTTCAAATCACCACTAGAAGAAAAACTAAAAAAAATAGTTATTGAAAACAATATAAGTTACCACTATAAAGATGCATATTTAGAAAATCAAATGTTAAGTGCAGGAACAAAAGGTTCAGTGGGAGTTACAGAACTAGGAAGAATAATTGATGCAACAGATGGAGAAATTCAAGGGACAACTCTTCAAATTCCAACTATTGGATATCATACAGTAAGAGAAACTACTACTAAAAAATCTATAGATGCTATGGTTTTGATCTTATCAAAACTTTATATTGAAAAAAAAGATAACTAA
- a CDS encoding succinylglutamate desuccinylase/aspartoacylase family protein → MQSSDLVIGGIVVPKGKEIKINLELPKLYNTPTNLPIRVIRGKKTRPIVFISAAIHGDELNGIEIIRRIRKLNILKKLHGTIIFAPIVNVYGVMTLSRYLPDRRDLNRSFPGSGKGSIASRIAKIFFDEIVSKCDLGIDLHTASIHKSNLPQIRTNMDNEYTLKLARAFGAPVILHSELRDGSLRAEGEESGIPILLYEAGEALRFDETCIRIGVKGIINILRENSMLPKVIRKGSKTPITSRVSKWIRASESGMIRTIKALGDIVKENEVIAYIDEPLDDNSFEILAPFDGIIIGKSQIPLVQEGDAVFHIAKFGNLNIAENKMEYFNEDAIKQSEFYELNNEEIIE, encoded by the coding sequence ATGCAAAGCAGTGATTTGGTAATTGGTGGTATTGTTGTACCAAAAGGAAAAGAAATAAAGATAAATTTGGAATTGCCAAAACTTTATAATACACCTACAAACTTGCCAATAAGAGTAATACGAGGGAAAAAAACAAGGCCAATAGTTTTTATTAGTGCTGCAATTCATGGAGATGAATTAAATGGTATAGAGATTATTAGAAGAATTAGAAAACTAAATATTTTAAAAAAACTTCATGGAACTATAATCTTTGCTCCTATTGTAAATGTATATGGAGTTATGACACTATCTAGATACTTACCAGATAGAAGAGATTTAAATAGAAGTTTTCCAGGAAGTGGTAAAGGTTCTATTGCAAGTAGAATTGCAAAAATCTTTTTTGATGAAATAGTTTCAAAATGTGATTTAGGAATTGACTTACATACAGCTTCTATTCACAAATCGAATTTACCACAAATCAGAACAAATATGGATAATGAATATACTCTAAAATTAGCACGTGCTTTTGGAGCACCTGTTATTTTGCACTCTGAATTAAGAGATGGCTCACTAAGAGCAGAAGGAGAAGAAAGTGGTATACCAATACTTCTTTATGAAGCAGGTGAAGCTCTACGTTTTGATGAGACCTGTATAAGAATTGGGGTAAAAGGCATTATCAATATTTTAAGAGAAAATTCTATGCTCCCAAAAGTTATACGAAAAGGTAGTAAGACACCAATAACTTCAAGGGTAAGTAAATGGATAAGAGCAAGTGAAAGTGGAATGATAAGAACAATAAAAGCCTTAGGTGATATTGTAAAAGAGAATGAAGTTATTGCTTATATTGATGAACCTTTAGATGACAATAGCTTTGAAATCTTAGCTCCCTTTGATGGAATTATCATAGGAAAATCTCAAATTCCACTAGTACAAGAAGGCGATGCGGTTTTTCACATAGCAAAATTTGGTAATTTAAATATTGCAGAAAATAAAATGGAATACTTCAATGAAGATGCCATAAAACAAAGTGAATTTTACGAATTAAATAATGAAGAGATAATAGAATAA
- the rimK gene encoding 30S ribosomal protein S6--L-glutamate ligase — MRVYILSRNKELYSTRRLVEAAEAKKWEVKVIDYLKCTIEIMKGELIINYLGKVLPTPDAIIPRIGASRTFYGAAMVRHFEMMDVFSTSGNLAITRSRDKLRSLQVLSKNDVDMPKTVFASNKSSAKDVIALSGGAPLVLKILEGTQGVGVVLLDSEKAAKSVLDAFYGMDVNLLVQEYIEEAGGADIRAFVVNGEVVGAMKRQGAEGDFRSNLHQGGSAIAHKLTRKEKSTAIAAAKAMGLGVCGVDMIPSARGPLVMEVNSSPGLEGIEKSTNLDIAGKIMDYIEKSVVPASEASTKKRKIKKDNIGA, encoded by the coding sequence ATGAGAGTTTATATATTATCAAGAAATAAAGAGTTGTATTCAACAAGAAGATTAGTAGAAGCAGCGGAAGCAAAAAAGTGGGAAGTAAAAGTAATTGATTATTTAAAATGTACCATTGAGATAATGAAAGGTGAACTTATCATAAATTATTTAGGAAAAGTACTTCCAACCCCTGATGCAATAATTCCAAGAATTGGAGCAAGTAGAACTTTTTATGGGGCAGCAATGGTAAGACACTTTGAGATGATGGATGTATTTAGTACTTCTGGAAATTTAGCAATCACAAGAAGTAGAGACAAACTAAGAAGTTTACAAGTTCTTTCAAAAAATGATGTTGATATGCCAAAAACAGTATTTGCTTCAAATAAATCAAGTGCAAAAGATGTCATTGCCCTATCTGGTGGAGCACCTTTAGTTCTTAAAATACTTGAAGGAACTCAAGGTGTTGGTGTTGTTTTACTTGATAGTGAGAAAGCTGCAAAATCAGTTCTTGATGCCTTTTATGGGATGGATGTAAACTTACTTGTTCAAGAGTATATTGAAGAAGCAGGTGGAGCTGATATTAGAGCATTTGTTGTAAATGGAGAAGTTGTTGGAGCTATGAAAAGACAAGGTGCAGAAGGTGATTTTAGGTCAAATCTTCACCAAGGTGGAAGTGCTATAGCTCATAAACTAACAAGAAAAGAAAAATCTACAGCAATAGCAGCAGCAAAAGCTATGGGACTTGGAGTTTGTGGAGTGGATATGATTCCATCAGCTAGAGGACCTCTTGTAATGGAAGTGAACTCAAGTCCAGGACTAGAAGGAATTGAAAAATCTACAAACTTAGATATTGCAGGAAAAATTATGGACTATATTGAAAAAAGTGTAGTTCCTGCTTCAGAAGCAAGCACTAAAAAAAGAAAAATAAAAAAAGACAATATTGGAGCTTAA
- a CDS encoding ATP-dependent zinc protease family protein codes for MEKKIVGRKESISILDLELFDLDAKVDTGADSNALHCDDIEIEEDKVSFTLLDEIHTSYHGKRMTLPIYKIKRVKSSNGTVQIRPSIKVSVEFFGKKYKSIISLTNRADMKFPMLIGRRFLKDKFLVDVSQEYLCNRKEEK; via the coding sequence ATCGAAAAGAAGATAGTTGGGAGAAAAGAAAGTATTTCAATACTTGACTTGGAATTGTTTGACTTAGATGCAAAAGTAGATACGGGTGCTGATTCAAACGCTTTACATTGTGATGATATTGAAATAGAAGAAGATAAAGTAAGTTTTACTTTACTTGATGAAATACACACCTCATATCATGGCAAAAGAATGACTTTGCCCATATATAAAATTAAACGAGTAAAAAGTTCAAATGGAACAGTTCAAATAAGACCATCTATTAAAGTAAGTGTAGAATTTTTTGGTAAAAAATATAAAAGTATCATATCTTTAACAAATAGAGCCGATATGAAATTTCCTATGTTAATTGGAAGAAGATTTTTAAAAGATAAGTTTTTAGTTGATGTTTCGCAAGAGTATTTATGTAATAGAAAAGAGGAAAAATAA
- a CDS encoding TPM domain-containing protein, producing the protein MYLNNDEKESIEKQIKKLEEKSSAELVAVITDFSSSYNLLILVYSLVFTFLLSLISLYFNASTIIFFEIQLSTFAFFVLLFHNFKQQFLFLLPKKYKYKKASKKAKEEFINQGLYDTQTKLAIMFFVSIEEKYVEIITDKNVKEKIADSYWQEIINQFIKDVKNKEFAKGYETAIKNCSEILIENFPIKENDINELSNEVVEL; encoded by the coding sequence ATGTATTTAAATAACGATGAAAAAGAATCTATAGAAAAACAAATAAAAAAACTTGAAGAGAAAAGCTCAGCAGAACTTGTTGCTGTTATTACAGACTTTTCATCTTCTTATAATCTATTGATTTTAGTATATTCTTTAGTTTTTACATTTTTGCTTTCACTTATTAGTTTATATTTTAATGCAAGTACGATAATATTTTTTGAGATACAATTATCAACTTTTGCATTCTTTGTACTTCTATTTCATAATTTTAAACAGCAATTTTTGTTTCTTCTACCAAAAAAGTACAAATATAAAAAAGCATCAAAAAAAGCTAAAGAAGAGTTTATCAATCAAGGTCTTTATGACACACAAACTAAACTAGCAATTATGTTTTTTGTATCTATTGAAGAAAAATACGTAGAAATAATTACAGATAAAAATGTAAAAGAAAAAATAGCTGATAGTTATTGGCAAGAGATAATAAACCAATTTATAAAAGATGTCAAAAACAAAGAATTTGCCAAAGGATATGAAACTGCGATAAAAAATTGTAGTGAAATCTTAATAGAAAACTTTCCAATAAAAGAAAATGATATCAATGAACTTAGTAATGAAGTAGTAGAACTTTAA
- a CDS encoding TPM domain-containing protein — protein sequence MKKIVFILFNILILQNLLVADITFPKLTGRVIDNAGILTSNQKETLTNILNAQEKETSNQIVILTLKSLDGNEIEDYGYQIGRYWKIGQKDKDNGVLLIVSMKEKKIRIEVGYGLEGSLTDARSHEIIEYKIKPYFKKGDYYKGILEGTNAIISSIKGEYKQEEHTSTSSGNVFPLFILYFMIIFIAPFIASFFGKMKLKKTSRVFQSMIFGGFAGLFMTIGTGSFIISLIAFIFFTLTIFRANSKIVNSTSNSNRSSRYNSIGYGTGFGTGFGTGFGGGFSSGSSSFGGSFGGGGGSFGGGGASGGW from the coding sequence ATGAAAAAAATAGTTTTTATACTTTTTAATATCTTGATTTTACAAAACCTTCTTGTAGCTGATATTACTTTTCCTAAACTAACAGGAAGAGTAATTGACAATGCAGGAATCTTAACTTCAAATCAAAAAGAGACTTTGACAAATATATTAAATGCCCAAGAAAAAGAGACTTCAAATCAAATAGTTATTTTGACATTAAAATCTCTTGATGGTAATGAAATAGAAGATTATGGTTATCAAATAGGAAGATATTGGAAAATCGGACAAAAAGATAAAGATAATGGTGTTTTATTGATTGTTTCAATGAAAGAAAAAAAAATCAGAATCGAAGTTGGATATGGATTAGAGGGAAGTTTAACAGATGCCAGATCCCACGAAATAATCGAATATAAAATCAAACCATATTTTAAAAAAGGTGATTATTACAAAGGAATTTTAGAAGGAACTAATGCAATTATTAGCTCAATAAAAGGTGAATACAAGCAAGAAGAACATACTAGTACTAGTAGTGGAAATGTATTCCCACTATTTATTTTATACTTTATGATAATATTTATAGCTCCATTTATTGCATCTTTTTTTGGAAAGATGAAGTTAAAAAAGACATCAAGAGTTTTTCAATCAATGATATTTGGTGGTTTTGCTGGACTTTTTATGACAATTGGTACAGGAAGCTTTATCATCTCACTTATTGCTTTTATCTTTTTTACCTTAACAATCTTTAGAGCAAATAGTAAAATAGTCAATTCAACAAGTAATTCGAACCGTAGTTCTAGATATAATAGTATTGGTTATGGTACTGGTTTTGGAACTGGCTTTGGAACTGGCTTTGGTGGTGGCTTTAGTTCAGGTTCTAGTAGTTTTGGTGGCAGCTTCGGTGGAGGCGGTGGAAGTTTTGGTGGCGGTGGCGCTAGTGGAGGATGGTAA